Proteins from one Mycolicibacter virginiensis genomic window:
- a CDS encoding esterase, whose amino-acid sequence MRILVAALVAGGAVGSWLGMTGVPSAGAVSPCAELGGTLESGQCHVHSSNANYTLDMRFPVDYPDQQTLTDYLVQNRDGFLTVAKSPGSRDMPYEMDATSEQHRSGQAPKGTQSVVLKIFQDLGGPQPSTWYQSFNYDLASRKAITFETLFAQGSKPLEVIFPVVQRDLERQTGVPAILISSGSGMDPAHYQNFAITNDEVIFYFAPGELLPMSSGATSVKVPRTALPPLAV is encoded by the coding sequence ATGCGCATTCTGGTGGCCGCCCTGGTGGCGGGCGGTGCGGTGGGCAGTTGGCTGGGTATGACGGGTGTGCCCTCGGCGGGCGCGGTGTCGCCCTGTGCCGAACTGGGCGGCACGCTCGAGTCCGGGCAATGCCACGTCCACTCGTCCAATGCCAACTACACCCTGGATATGCGGTTTCCGGTCGACTATCCCGACCAGCAGACCCTGACCGACTACCTGGTGCAGAACCGCGACGGGTTCTTGACCGTGGCCAAATCACCCGGGTCGCGCGACATGCCCTACGAAATGGATGCCACATCTGAGCAGCACCGTTCGGGTCAGGCCCCCAAAGGCACCCAGAGCGTCGTGCTGAAGATCTTCCAAGACCTCGGCGGCCCGCAGCCGTCTACCTGGTATCAGTCGTTCAACTACGACTTGGCGTCGCGCAAGGCGATCACATTCGAGACCCTGTTCGCGCAGGGCAGCAAGCCGCTGGAAGTGATCTTTCCGGTCGTGCAGCGCGACCTCGAGCGTCAGACCGGAGTGCCGGCGATCCTGATCTCGTCGGGTTCGGGGATGGACCCGGCGCACTACCAGAATTTCGCCATCACCAACGACGAGGTGATCTTCTATTTCGCACCCGGCGAGCTGCTGCCGATGAGCTCCGGCGCCACCTCGGTGAAGGTGCCGCGCACGGCACTCCCGCCACTGGCTGTCTAG
- a CDS encoding helix-turn-helix domain-containing protein, with product MAQPDDGRDEVERVGSPPTDRVVAIVGLLADQQQPSSVASIASRLELNRATVTSILVALERAGWVLRQPDRRYLLGPGLMGVADAVRAQWPVSPERTHLMEQLAERAGCGTALALVGATEMSFLRVVGGQGQIPAAVGVGVRLPLVAPVAAAVIAHRDAHTQRTWLATAQMPARQRFSDLFEQAQRSGVVVFGMGQTDPAALDVLAEVAGMLAEHPRRAALRQRVFQLLTGLGGTPYTAEELASPDALSVSYLAAPVFDKGEAVYELQLGPLQAQVSASERDRFISEIRATAEQLSS from the coding sequence ATGGCCCAGCCCGATGACGGGCGAGACGAAGTCGAGCGAGTGGGTTCGCCACCGACCGACCGCGTTGTCGCCATCGTGGGATTACTCGCCGACCAGCAACAACCGAGCTCGGTCGCATCGATAGCGTCGCGGTTGGAATTGAACCGCGCGACGGTGACCTCAATCCTGGTGGCGCTGGAGCGGGCGGGATGGGTGCTGCGCCAACCCGACCGGCGGTATCTGCTGGGGCCCGGGCTGATGGGCGTCGCAGACGCGGTTCGCGCGCAGTGGCCGGTGTCCCCGGAACGCACCCACCTGATGGAGCAACTGGCCGAGCGGGCCGGTTGTGGAACGGCGCTTGCGTTGGTGGGCGCCACCGAGATGAGTTTCTTGAGAGTGGTTGGGGGACAGGGCCAGATTCCGGCCGCGGTGGGCGTCGGGGTCCGCCTGCCTCTCGTCGCGCCGGTAGCCGCCGCCGTGATCGCGCACCGCGATGCGCATACTCAGCGGACGTGGCTTGCCACCGCGCAAATGCCCGCGCGTCAACGCTTCAGCGACCTTTTCGAACAGGCACAGCGCAGCGGGGTAGTGGTGTTCGGAATGGGCCAGACCGACCCTGCGGCTCTCGATGTGCTGGCCGAGGTTGCCGGGATGCTCGCCGAACATCCCCGGCGGGCTGCGCTCCGGCAGCGGGTGTTCCAGCTGTTGACCGGATTGGGCGGAACTCCCTATACCGCAGAGGAACTCGCCAGCCCCGACGCCTTATCGGTGAGCTATCTGGCGGCACCGGTCTTTGACAAGGGCGAAGCGGTCTATGAGTTGCAGTTGGGGCCGCTGCAAGCGCAGGTGAGCGCGTCCGAGCGCGACCGCTTCATCAGTGAAATCCGCGCGACGGCAGAACAGCTCAGTTCGTAG
- a CDS encoding cytochrome P450 — MITTAPDQATFIPRGGESWRDPWPMYAALREYDPVHQVVPEHSPHNDYWVLSRYADVSAAARDWETFSSAQGLTIDYGEMERLGLAEERAPLVMLDPPAHSEFRRVVHKGFTPRQIVTIEPAVREFAAERIERLRAQGGGDIVAELFKPLANMVVAHYLGVPEADRSRFNDWADNIVEANATGTQAGAVDAIVELFGYFTELVERRKQDPGDDTVSHLIALGFGSDADSLGRVLGWAFTMIAGGNDTIIGMLGGSAQLLTEHRDQRSQLIADPSSITAAVEEFLRLTSPVQGLARLTTRDVHIDGVTIPAGRKTLLLYASANRDSRQYGPDADQLDVHRKPQGILSFSQGNHHCIGNTAARMQSRVVLEELLARCPDFHVDCDAIEYAEGMYVRRPDRLAFVPEA, encoded by the coding sequence ATGATCACGACAGCGCCTGACCAGGCGACCTTCATACCGCGCGGCGGCGAGTCCTGGCGCGATCCCTGGCCGATGTATGCCGCGCTGCGCGAATATGACCCGGTCCACCAAGTGGTACCGGAGCATTCGCCACACAACGATTACTGGGTGCTGTCACGGTATGCCGACGTCAGCGCCGCGGCACGCGACTGGGAGACCTTCTCCTCCGCCCAGGGCCTGACCATCGACTACGGCGAGATGGAGCGCTTGGGTCTCGCCGAGGAGAGGGCCCCGCTGGTGATGCTCGATCCCCCGGCGCACAGTGAGTTCCGCCGGGTGGTCCACAAGGGCTTCACCCCGAGACAGATCGTGACGATCGAGCCGGCGGTGCGCGAATTCGCCGCGGAGCGCATTGAGCGGCTACGCGCCCAAGGCGGCGGTGACATCGTTGCTGAACTGTTCAAGCCGTTGGCCAACATGGTGGTCGCCCACTATCTGGGGGTGCCGGAGGCGGATCGAAGCCGGTTCAACGACTGGGCCGACAACATCGTCGAAGCCAACGCAACCGGGACACAGGCCGGCGCCGTTGATGCGATTGTCGAACTCTTCGGCTACTTCACCGAGCTGGTCGAACGACGCAAGCAAGATCCGGGCGACGACACCGTCTCGCACCTGATCGCTCTCGGCTTTGGCAGCGACGCCGACAGCCTGGGGAGGGTCTTGGGATGGGCCTTCACCATGATCGCCGGCGGCAACGACACGATCATCGGAATGCTCGGCGGCAGCGCCCAATTGCTCACCGAGCACCGCGATCAGCGGTCACAGTTGATCGCCGACCCGAGCAGCATCACCGCCGCGGTTGAGGAGTTCCTCCGCCTGACGTCGCCGGTACAGGGGCTGGCCCGGCTGACAACCCGCGACGTCCATATCGACGGTGTGACCATCCCGGCCGGACGCAAGACCTTGCTGTTGTACGCATCAGCGAATCGCGACTCGCGCCAATACGGGCCGGACGCCGACCAACTGGACGTGCACCGCAAGCCGCAGGGAATCCTGAGCTTCAGTCAGGGCAACCACCATTGCATCGGCAACACCGCGGCGCGGATGCAATCGCGGGTGGTGTTGGAGGAGCTGCTGGCCCGCTGCCCGGACTTCCACGTCGATTGCGACGCCATCGAATACGCCGAGGGCATGTATGTTCGGCGTCCCGATCGCCTGGCGTTCGTTCCCGAGGCATGA
- a CDS encoding ferredoxin — MKIIADRDKCMGNGLCEAVHSDVFEVGDDGVVLVRDENVRADDRTLLQQAVAICPAFALRLVEDD, encoded by the coding sequence ATGAAGATCATCGCTGACCGTGACAAATGCATGGGAAACGGCTTGTGCGAGGCGGTCCATTCCGACGTCTTCGAAGTCGGAGACGACGGAGTGGTCCTCGTCCGCGACGAGAATGTTCGCGCCGACGACCGCACGTTGCTGCAACAGGCGGTCGCCATCTGCCCGGCCTTTGCGTTGCGGCTTGTCGAGGACGACTGA
- a CDS encoding THUMP-like domain-containing protein: MTAGFRFEVDDVGYLSSPVGGADLAEVAGFALTDATRIADIAALRGRFGARTPALVETVLLRRRAAAKLAELPGTSRWLFTDEALQQASAAPVARHRAQRIAAAAPGAVVHDVTCSVGTELAALSELIDRVLGSDLDPVRLAMARHNLGNDVDGVVRADALAPVSRDTVVLADPGRRGGGRRRFDPADYQPALDRLLEVYRDRDMVVKAAPGIDFEKVRQLGFAGEIEVTSWRASVREACLWSPGLAGPGVRRRAVILDRGEQITDAEPDDCDVRPAGRWLIDPDGAVVRAGLVRQYGARHGLWQLDRDIAYLSGDELPDGVRGFEVLETLAYSEKRLRQALAARDCGALEILVRGVRDVQADPDGLRRRLRLRGAQALSVVITRIGTGTAARAIAFVCRPSR, translated from the coding sequence CTGACTGCGGGCTTCAGATTTGAAGTCGACGACGTCGGCTATCTGAGTTCGCCGGTCGGGGGAGCCGACCTGGCCGAGGTTGCCGGCTTTGCGCTCACCGACGCCACCCGGATCGCCGACATCGCCGCCCTGCGCGGTCGCTTCGGCGCCCGCACGCCCGCGTTGGTCGAGACCGTTCTGCTGCGCCGGCGTGCCGCCGCCAAACTGGCTGAGCTGCCCGGGACGTCGCGGTGGCTGTTCACCGACGAGGCGCTGCAGCAGGCCAGCGCCGCGCCGGTGGCGCGGCACCGGGCGCAACGCATCGCGGCCGCGGCACCGGGTGCCGTCGTGCACGATGTGACCTGCTCGGTTGGCACCGAGCTGGCAGCGCTGTCCGAGCTGATCGATCGGGTGCTGGGCAGCGACCTCGACCCGGTACGGCTGGCGATGGCGCGCCACAACCTGGGCAACGATGTCGACGGCGTGGTTCGCGCCGATGCTTTGGCGCCGGTCAGCCGCGACACGGTGGTGCTTGCCGACCCCGGCCGGCGCGGCGGCGGGCGGCGTCGTTTCGACCCGGCCGACTACCAGCCCGCCCTGGACCGGCTACTGGAGGTCTACCGCGACCGCGACATGGTGGTAAAGGCCGCTCCCGGAATCGATTTCGAGAAGGTCCGGCAACTGGGATTTGCCGGCGAGATCGAAGTCACCTCGTGGCGTGCCTCGGTGCGGGAAGCCTGCCTGTGGTCACCCGGACTGGCCGGGCCTGGGGTGCGCCGCCGCGCGGTGATCCTCGACCGCGGCGAGCAGATCACCGACGCCGAGCCCGACGACTGCGACGTGCGGCCGGCGGGACGCTGGCTCATCGACCCCGACGGCGCGGTCGTGCGGGCCGGCCTGGTCCGCCAGTACGGCGCCCGGCACGGGCTCTGGCAGCTCGACCGCGACATCGCCTACCTGTCCGGCGACGAATTGCCGGACGGCGTACGCGGATTCGAGGTGCTCGAAACGCTGGCCTACAGCGAAAAGCGGCTGCGTCAGGCGCTGGCGGCACGCGACTGCGGTGCGCTGGAAATCCTGGTGCGGGGCGTGCGCGACGTGCAGGCCGACCCGGACGGTCTGCGCCGCCGGTTGCGGTTGCGCGGGGCGCAGGCCCTGTCGGTGGTGATCACCCGCATCGGGACGGGGACGGCGGCGCGGGCGATTGCGTTCGTCTGCCGTCCGTCGCGCTAA